One genomic window of Euleptes europaea isolate rEulEur1 chromosome 8, rEulEur1.hap1, whole genome shotgun sequence includes the following:
- the LOC130481866 gene encoding proto-oncogene Mas-like, producing MMTNSSLTAHIPTVAGQDNDIYYLFNNTEWEQKIYEYVEQRIFFVFVILVSAFGFLGNGFVIWLLGFRIKRNSFTIYILNLAVADMGVLVSMSIFFAVGHTFSTSLCEEFIIFTYSTGQFLLTVISIDRCVCVLFPFWHQVHRPPYLSLVVCAVIWALSFLLNAIHFALLQNRKLGNNNHVMYFQFFVNSLVCVPFMVISAVTLLVKFFLKRQQRWRGKLLTAILATLLFFLLFAFPLNAVYLLSTLTQKTLPTSMRYGLLCASLNSSANPLIYFLVGRKKKKHPRGGMKAILQRIFEDE from the coding sequence ATGATGACCAATTCCAGCCTGACAGCTCACATCCCAACAGTGGCTGGACAAGATAATGATATCTACTACTTGTTTAACAACACCGAATGGGAGCAGAAAATTTATGAGTATGTCGAACAAAGGATTTTCTTCGTCTTTGTTATTTTGGTCAGCGCTTTTGGATTTCTGGGGAACGGATTTGTCATCTGGCTTCTCGGCTTCCGCATCAAGAGGAATTCGTTCACCATCTACATCCTGAACTTGGCTGTGGCTGACATGGGGGTTCTCGTATCGATGTCGATATTTTTTGCCGTAGGACATACCTTTTCGACCTCCCTCTGCGAGGAGTTCATCATATTCACTTACAGCACTGGCCAGTTTCTGCTGACCGTCATCAGCATTGACCGGTGCGTGTGCGTCCTCTTCCCCTTTTGGCATCAAGTCCACCGACCGCCTTACTTGTCCTTGGTGGTGTGCGCCGTCATCTGGGCCCTCTCCTTCCTGCTTAACGCAATTCACTTCGCCCTCCTCCAGAATAGAAAGCTGGGAAATAATAACCATGTAATGTACTTCCAGTTTTTTGTCAATTCCCTGGTTTGTGTCCCATTCATGGTCATCTCCGCTGTGACCCTGTTGGTCAAATTTTTTCTAAAACGGCAACAGCGCTGGCGAGGGAAGCTTTTGACGGCCATCTTGGCTACgctcctcttttttcttctctttgcttTTCCTCTGAACGCCGTTTACTTGCTCTCTACTTTGACCCAAAAAACTCTTCCGACTTCCATGCGGTATGGCTTGTTATGTGCCTCACTAAACAGCAGtgctaacccactgatttatttccttgttgggaggaagaagaagaaacatcCCAGGGGGGGCATGAAGGCTATCCTCCAGAGAATATTTGAAGATGAATAA